DNA sequence from the Buchnera aphidicola str. Ua (Uroleucon ambrosiae) genome:
TAAATCAATTACCTAAAGGAGCTGTAGTTGGTACTTCTAGTTTAAGACGACAATGTCAATTAATTACTTATCGACCAGATTTAATTATTTTACCTTTACGGGGTAATATAGAAACTAGAATAGCTAAATTAGATAAAGGACAATATGATGCTATCATTCTTGCTACTGAAGGATTAAATAGATTAAGACTAAAAAATAGAATTACTCAAGTTATACCTGCAGAATTATCTCTTCCTTCATGTGGACAAGGTGCTATTGGTATTCAGTCTAGATTACATGATAAAAAAATTTTATTTTTTTTATCTCAATTAAATCATAACAACACGCTTCTTGAAATTAATACTGAAAGAGCATTTTGTAGACAATTGGAATCAGGTTGTCAAATTCCCATTGGTAGTTATGCAATTTTAAAAAAAAATAAAATTTGGTTGAGAGGGTTAATAGGTTCACCTAATGGGAAAATAATATTAAAAGGTGAAAGAATTGGTTGGTATAACACAGGAGAAAAAATGGGATATTCACTTGCTAAAGAATTACTGAATAATGGAGCTAAAAATATTCTTAACAATCTTTATAAAAACCATTCTTATTATATATGAAAATATTAATTATGCGACCTTCTCCATCCGGAGAAGAATTAGTAAAAAATTTAAATACATTAAATATAAACTCTTGGCATTTTTCTTTTTTTAATTTTGCACCTAGTGTAAGTAATCAAAACTTATCAAATAAAATTTTTGAACTATATCAATCGAACATTATTCTTGTTTTTTCTAAAATGTCTATTTATTATACAAATTTATATCTAAAAAAAAATAATTTAAAATGGCCTGCTCATGTAAAATATTATGCTATTGGTCATAATACAGCTGCTTGTTTAAGAAAATATGTAAAAAAAAATTTTTTTTCCTAAAAATCAAGAAAATAGTGAAGAATTATTAAATATTTTATATAAAAATATAAAAAAACAAGATAAAATTATTTTATTACAGGGAGAAAATGGACGAAATTTTATTCAGAAATACTTAACAATACAAGGTTTTAAAATTAGTTTAATTGAATGTTATAAACGAGTATTAAAAATTTCAGACAACATTGAAGAAATAAAAAAGTGGCATGCATACCATATAGATACATTAATTATTACTAATGGTGAAACATTAAAAGAATTAAAAAAAATAATTTCTAATTATCATCAGGCAAAATGGTTGCTAACATGTCAAATATTTGTTGTTGGTCAAAGATTATTTATCTTAGCAAAAAAATTAGGTTGGAAAAAAATAATAATTTCACATTATGCAAATAATGAGTTTTTATTAAAAATTATTAAAAATAATAGTTTAAATAGTTAATTTTTTTGGTCGGCGAAAGAGGATTTGAACCTCTGACCTACTGGTCCCAAACCAGTTGCGCTACCAAACTGCGCTATTCGCCGTTTTTAATTTTTTTGGGGTGGCTAATGGGATTTGAACCCATGACCACTGGAATCACAATCCAGAGCTCTACCAGCTGAGCTATAGCCACCAATTTTTAAAAGTATTTTTAAACAAAGTGCGCTCGACAGGGTTTGAACCTGATACCTCTATCTTCGGAAGATAGTGCTCTATCCAGATGAGCTACGAGCGCATTAATAAGCAAGATCATTAGATTTTAGAATTAATCATCTTTATTGTCCAGTTTTTTTTATAAAAATTAGATATAAATTATTATTTATATTTCAATAAATATATATTATTTAAATAATATTTTATTTTTTAATATAAAATAAGTTTATATTTAAAATTTATGAACGT
Encoded proteins:
- the hemC gene encoding hydroxymethylbilane synthase — translated: MQNKTLRIATRKSPLALAQTNYVQKKILSLYPEIKIKLVPIVTHGDNILNKSLSKIGGKGLFIKELEYALLENKADIAIHSMKDLPVNITKELCLVSICKRGDALDALVSNHYKSINQLPKGAVVGTSSLRRQCQLITYRPDLIILPLRGNIETRIAKLDKGQYDAIILATEGLNRLRLKNRITQVIPAELSLPSCGQGAIGIQSRLHDKKILFFLSQLNHNNTLLEINTERAFCRQLESGCQIPIGSYAILKKNKIWLRGLIGSPNGKIILKGERIGWYNTGEKMGYSLAKELLNNGAKNILNNLYKNHSYYI
- a CDS encoding uroporphyrinogen-III synthase; the encoded protein is MRPSPSGEELVKNLNTLNINSWHFSFFNFAPSVSNQNLSNKIFELYQSNIILVFSKMSIYYTNLYLKKNNLKWPAHVKYYAIGHNTAACLRKYVKKNFFS
- a CDS encoding uroporphyrinogen-III synthase gives rise to the protein MLYKNIKKQDKIILLQGENGRNFIQKYLTIQGFKISLIECYKRVLKISDNIEEIKKWHAYHIDTLIITNGETLKELKKIISNYHQAKWLLTCQIFVVGQRLFILAKKLGWKKIIISHYANNEFLLKIIKNNSLNS